The following are encoded in a window of Chaetodon auriga isolate fChaAug3 chromosome 24, fChaAug3.hap1, whole genome shotgun sequence genomic DNA:
- the LOC143317458 gene encoding LOW QUALITY PROTEIN: zona pellucida sperm-binding protein 3-like (The sequence of the model RefSeq protein was modified relative to this genomic sequence to represent the inferred CDS: substituted 1 base at 1 genomic stop codon), giving the protein MPLIPICFTVSLYILRIRGYTYQSEPLFLSFSDLAALEGKTLDPTNKPSSHSGGHKVKTFVVKCDEDSVEVVMKAHLFDPSLPVEPKHLRLGPVSAGQRHCTARVSGHGEYIIRAPLTDCGSEVMFTQSAVLYNNMLLYSPTSPGNVFQEREDAAVPVRCEYGRRYRVSSRALKPTWSPLISTQSMQLDLDFHLRLMTDDWSSERKSSVYFLGETVNIEASVDHPPPPLRLYVDSCVATPTPDVNSYPRYPFIDHQGCFTDSQLHGSSSRFLPRVQDQLLQIQLQPFLFHQDHRHTIYITCYLEAEPISGKDPVKRACSFMSGRWRSADSDDHVCESCSSSSSSTRSNHKRAAKSKTKHRQPELHSLGPLIFLPTAXKHKYLH; this is encoded by the exons ATGCCTCTTATCCCCATCTGCTTCACAGTTTCTCTGTACATTCTGAGGATTCGGGGCTACACTTATCAAAGCGaacctctttttctgtctttctccgACTTGGCCGCTCTCGAAGGAAAGACTTTGGATCCGACAAACAAACCCAGCTCTCACTCTGGAGGTCACAAGGTCAAGACCTTTGTGGTGAAATGTGACGAGGACAGCGTGGAGGTTGTGATGAAAGCCCATCTGTTTGACCCGAGCCTGCCTGTGGAGCCCAAACACTTGAGGCTGGGACCCGTCAGTGCTGGGCAACGTCACTGCACGGCCAGAGTGTCTGGACATGGGGAGTACATCATCAGAGCACCTCTGACTGACTGTGGGAGTGAAGTGATG TTCACCCAGAGTGCTGTGCTGTacaacaacatgctgctgtattctCCAACATCACCTGGAAACGTGTTTCAGGAGCGAGAAGATGCTGCTGTTCCAGTCCGGTGTGAATATGGAAG GAGGTACAGAGTGAGCAGCAGAGCCCTGAAACCGACCTGGAGTCCCCTGATCTCCACCCAGTCGATGCAGCTCGACCTGGACTTCCACCTCAGGCTCATGACAG ATGACTGGAGCAGTGAGAGAAAGTCATCCGTCTACTTCCTGGGTGAAACGGTCAACATCGAGGCCTCTGTagatcatcctcctcctcctcttcgtctgtATGTAGACAGCTGTGTGGCTACTCCGACCCCTGATGTGAACTCTTACCCCAGATACCCCTTCATAGACCACCAGGG atgttttacagATTCCCAGCTGCATGGCTCCAGCTCCCGCTTCCTGCCCAGAGTCCAGGACCAACTCCTCCAGATTCAACTCCAACCTTTCCTCTTCCACCAggaccacagacacact ATATATATAACATGCTACCTGGAAGCAGAGCCCATTTCAGGCAAGGACCCAGTGAAAAGGGCTTGTTCTTTTATGAGCGGGAG GTGGCGCTCAGCGGATAGTGATGACCACGTCTgcgagagctgcagcagcagcagcagcagcaccaggtccaaccacaagagggcagcgaagagcaaaacaaagcacagacaaCCTG agctgcacagtttgGGTCCATTGATATTTCTGCctacagcatgaaaacacaaatatctgCATTGA
- the LOC143316689 gene encoding calpain-5: MPERVHSFQGQSFHKLRRACLRRGALFKDPLFPATGQSLFYKREPPPGLTWKRPREICKDPRLFVDGISTRDLHQGSLGNCWMVAAISCLASEPSLWKKVIPDHVEQDWNPKRPDLYAGIFHFRFWRLGRWMDVVVDDRLPVSGDGVLLFCRSATPREFWSALLEKAYAKLNGCYEALEGGNTTEALIDFTGGVSEPLSLDREALSLHSEQRRVLFQTLAKAHERKALITCSIRPAEGETVESVLDCGLVRGHAYGITAVRKMRPGERLLQMSGMARLFMVRMRNPWGTTDWTGAWSQGSQQWQQMSRAEREKMGLTVRDVGEFWMDFEDFCHYFTDVVVCRLVEQALLWPSSHWREVRRYGEWAPAPSSPGTHPPALLHSNHTLSLGRTSAKPGDTKQRGNRKEARLGESQQEGGKGGRCGRDKAVKKATTEDEGGEAGEWEAQMDKRSRCGGCINHRDTFLHNPQFMFEVRGKEEEVLICLQQEDRRIRRKDGGGENLPIGFEVLKVEVNRRSRVQCVVEQAASSVYMDSRSVTLRGTLAPGRYVVLPTTFLPGPTGRFLLRLFSHSRIQLRELREDLPPPSIFQCFLPQPTVVTTVHLRRASGLSAPKQTAPDVYAIVRCENDSIRTRVIKAEGNPEFNLRAIFYRRYPHTHISIELWSRGLMWDSVLGGARLQTAQSERSRSHVIDLRGGQSHSGYRRCIYVETSSSVCLVDL; the protein is encoded by the exons ATGCCCGAAAGAGTTCACAGTTTCCAGGGTCAAAGCTTCCACAAGCTGAGGCGGGCCTGCTTGCGTCGAGGCGCTCTCTTCAAGGATCCCCTGTTCCCCGCCACGGGCCAGTCCCTCTTCTACAAGAGGGAGCCCCCGCCGGGGCTGACCTGGAAGAGGCCGAGG GAGATATGTAAGGACCCCCGTCTGTTTGTTGACGGCATCAGCACTCGTGACTTGCACCAAGGCAGTCTGGGTAACTGCTGGATGGTGGCTGCCATTTCCTGCTTAGCATCTGAGCCATCGCTGTGGAAAAag GTGATCCCTGACCACGTGGAGCAGGACTGGAATCCAAAGCGTCCTGACCTGTACGCAGGAATCTTCCACTTCCGCTTCTGGCGACTTGGCCGTTGGATGGATGTTGTTGTGGACGACCGTCTCCCGGTCAGTGGCGATGGAGTGCTGCTCTTCTGCCGCTCAGCCACGCCACGAGAGTTCTGGAGCGCCCTGTTGGAGAAAGCCTACGCCAA GCTGAACGGCTGCTATGAGGCCCTGGAGGGAGGAAACACGACAGAGGCGCTGATCGACTTCACCGGTGGGGTTTCGGAGCCCCTCAGTCTGGATCGCGAGGCCCTCAGCCTGCACAGTGAGCAGAGGAGGGTGCTCTTCCAGACGCTGGCCAAGGCCCACGAACGCAAAGCGCTCATCACCTGCTCCATCCGG CCAGCAGAGGGGGAGACAGTGGAGTCGGTGTTGGATTGCGGCCTGGTGCGAGGACACGCCTACGGGATCACAGCGGTGAGGAAGATGAGGCCCGGGGAAAGGCTGCTGCAGATGAGCGGGATGGCCCGACTCTTCATGGTGCGCATGAGGAACCCATGGGGGACCACGGACTGGACGGGTGCCTGGAGTCAGGG GtcacagcagtggcagcagatGAGTcgtgcagaaagagagaagatgGGCCTCACTGTTCGAGATGTTGGGGAGTTCTG GATGGATTTCGAGGATTTCTGTCACTACTTCACAGATGTGGTGGTGTGCCGGCTGGTGGAGCAGGCTCTGCTGTGGCCGAGCTCTCACTGGAGGGAGGTGCGCCGCTATGGGGAGTGGGCTCCAGCTCCCTCTTCCCCTGGAACCCATCCACCCGCCCTCCTCCACAGCAACCACACGCTGAGCTTGGGGAGGACCAGTGCAAAACCTGGAGACACCAAGCAGCGAGGCAACCGCAAGGAGGCCAGACTCGGGGAGAgtcagcaggagggagggaaaggaggacGGTGTGGGCGAGATAAGGCTGTGAAAAAAGCTACAACGGAAGATGAAGGTGGAGAGGCGGGCGAATGGGAGGCACAGATGGATAAGAGGAGTCGATGTGGAGGATGCATCAACCACAGAGACACTTTCCTGCACAACCCACAG TTCATGTTTGAGGTGAGAGGCAAAGAAGAGGAGGTGctcatctgtctgcagcaggaggacaggaggataCGGAGGaaagacggaggaggagagaacCTGCCGATTGGCTTTGAGGTGCTGAAG GTGGAGGTGAACCGCCGCAGCCGGGTGCAGTGTGTGGTGGAGCAGGCGGCCAGCTCCGTCTACATGGACTCCCGCAGTGTGACGCTGAGGGGGACTCTGGCTCCAGGTCGCTACGTGGTGCTGCCCACCACCTTCCTGCCGGGCCCCACGGGACGCTTCCTCCTACGCCTCTTCTCCCATTCCCGCATCCAACTCag GGAGCTGAGGGAGGATTTGCcgcctccctccatcttccagTGTTTTCTACCTCAACCCACCGTGGTGACCACCGTCCATCTCCGCAGGGCGTCAGGACTCAGCGCTCCCAAACAGACAG CTCCAGATGTTTACGCCATCGTGCGCTGTGAGAATGACTCCATCAGGACGCGGGTTATCAAGGCGGAGGGAAACCCGGAGTTCAACCTCAGAGCCATCTTCTACAGGAGatacccccacacacacatctctatTGAG ctgtggagCAGAGGTCTGATGTGGGACTCGGTGCTCGGCGGGGCTCGACTCCAGACGGCGCAGTCCGAGAGGAGCCGCAGCCATGTGATTGACCTGCGAGGCGGCCAATCCCATTCAGGATACCGACGGTGCATCTACGTTGAGACGTCCTCCAGCGTCTGCCTCGTAGACTTGTGA
- the LOC143317335 gene encoding transmembrane protein 272 — MSNTGLIQRIRSPPQPPTPILACSKLVLCAMPIAQISIGSVYLHDCPQEHHIPIYLIVLGVFSLALTLLSCLPCAQEPKDGTTNPLSRVCTAWNSLTSFFLFCWFIAGNVWIYSIYQPNYNKNTTSVEPYCDKTLYLFAFWTTTLVYILLGLFLLGGCTVLVCFYLCGRADPDDNV; from the exons ATGTCAAACACTGGGCTTATTCAACGCATCCGCAGCCCCCCTCAACCCCCAACACCGATACTAG CATGTTCAAAGTTGGTTCTTTGTGCCATGCCCATCGCTCAGATTTCAATTG GTTCAGTGTATCTGCATGACTGTCCACAGGAGCACCACATCCCCATCTATTTGATAGTGCTGGGAGTCTTTAGCCTGGCGCTGACGCTGCTCTCCTGCCTGCCGTGCGCCCAGGAGCCCAAAGACGGCACCACCAACCCGCTCAGCCGAGTGTGCACGGCCTGGAACTCCTTGacatctttcttcctcttctgctggTTCATTGCTG GTAATGTGTGGATCTACTCCATTTACCAGCCCAACTACAACAAGAACACGACAAGCGTGGAGCCGTACTGCGACAAGACACTGTACCTGTTCGCCTTCTGGACCACCACGTTGGTCTACATCCTGCTCGGCCTCTTCCTGCTCGGCGGCTGCACCGTCCTCGTCTGCTTCTACCTGTGCGGCCGAGCCGACCCCGACGACAACGTCTGA
- the cnpy4 gene encoding protein canopy 4 yields MKLFTLVFFCVCGFVKAEEDERLPNKCEVCKFLTLELQDVLEKTGRSKEVLEVGEVLDTGKRRRKIKYNTSETRLTEAVDNICDRILHYNVHAERPGSLRYAKGTSQTMTTLKNLVHKGVKVDLGLPYELWDEPSVEVSDMKKQCETMLEQYEEVVEDWYFHHQDQRLESFLCQNHVLKGSEQECMKEVWKGDMGTKGGAKEVGGDSAEEEGASEKEGKTHDGGEL; encoded by the exons ATGAAACTTTTtacacttgttttcttttgtgtctgCGGTTTTGTTAAAGCAGAAGAAGACGAGAGACTGCCGAATAAGTGCGAAG tgtgtaagTTTCTAACATTAGAGCTGCAGGATGTGCTGGAGAAAACTGGTCGCTCCAAAGAAGTCCTGGAGGTCGGAGAAGTGCTGGACACaggcaagagaagaagaaagatcaAATACAACACCTC GGAGACCCGCCTGACTGAGGCGGTAGACAACATATGTGATCGTATCCTGCACTATAACGTCCATGCAGAGAGGCCGGGCAGCCTCCGATACGCCAAG gGTACCAGTCAGACCATGACGACTCTGAAGAACCTGGTCCACAAGGGCGTTAAAGTGGACCTGGGTCTGCCGTATGAGCTGTGGGACGAACCCTCTGTCGAGGTGTCGGACATGAAAAAACAG tgTGAGACGATGCTGGAGCAGtatgaggaggtggtggaggactGGTACTTCCATCATCAGGACCAGAGGCTGGAGAGCTTCCTCTGTCAGAACCACGTTCTCAAGGGATCAGAACAAG AATGTATGAAGGAGGTGTGGAAAGGAGACATGGGGACCAAGGGAGGGGCAAAGGAAGTAGGAGGTGACAGCgcagaagaggagggagccAGTGAGAAGGAGGGGAAGACGCACGACGGCGGGGAGCTTTga